The Pan troglodytes isolate AG18354 chromosome 1, NHGRI_mPanTro3-v2.0_pri, whole genome shotgun sequence genome includes a region encoding these proteins:
- the BTBD19 gene encoding BTB/POZ domain-containing protein 19 isoform X3 has protein sequence MEPLGLVVHGKAEPFSAALRSLVNNPRYSDVCFVVGQERQEVFAHRCLLACRCNFFQRLLGTEPGPGVPSPVVLSTVPTEAFLAVLEFLYTNSVKLHRHSVLEVLTAAVEYGLEELRELCLQFVVKVLDVELVCEALQVAVTFGLGQLQERCVAFIEAHSQEALRTRGFLELSAAALLPLLRSDKLCVDEAELVRAARSWARVGAAVLERPVAEVAAPVVKELRLALLAPAELSALEEQNRQEPLIPVEQIVEAWKCHALRRGDEARGAPCRRRRGTLPREHHRSLDLSFK, from the exons ATGGAGCCCCTGGGACTGGTCGTGCATGGGAAAGCTGAACCTTTTTCCGCAGCACTCCGAAGCCTTGTCAACAACCCGCGATACAG TGATGTTTGCTTCGTGGTCGGTCAAGAACGGCAGGAAGTATTTGCCCATCGGTGCTTGTTGGCCTGTAGATGCAACTTCTTCCAGCGACTTCTGGGCACAGAGCCAGGCCCCGGGGTGCCCAGTCCTGTGGTGCTAAGCACTGTGCCAACTGAGGCCTTCCTGGCAGTGCTGGAGTTCCTGTATACCAACAGTGTCAAGCTGCACCGCCACTCT GTGCTGGAAGTGCTGACAGCGGCTGTGGAGTATGGGCTGGAGGAACTGAGAGAG CTGTGCCTGCAGTTTGTGGTGAAGGTGCTGGATGTGGAGTTGGTTTGTGAGGCCCTGCAG GTGGCCGTAACCTTTGGCCTGGGGCAGCTGCAGGAGCGCTGCGTGGCTTTCATAGAGGCCCACAGCCAG GAGGCCCTCCGGACCCGAGGCTTCCTGGAGCTGTCGGCGGCGGCGCTGCTGCCCCTGCTCCGCAGCGACAAGCTCTGCGTGGACGAGGCGGAACTGGTCCGCGCGGCCCGAAGCTGGGCGCGCGTGGGCGCG GCGGTGCTGGAGCGGCCGGTGGCTGAGGTGGCGGCCCCGGTGGTGAAAGAGCTGAGACTAGCCTTGCTGGCCCCGGCGGAGCTGAGCGCCCTGGAAGAGCAGAACCGGCAGGAACCACTCATCCCG GTGGAGCAGATTGTGGAGGCGTGGAAATGCCATGCCCTGCGGAGAGGGGATGAGGCCCGGGGCGCCCCGTGTCGCCGCCGGAGAGGCACCCTGCCCCGGGAGCATCACCGCTCTCTGGACCTGTCCTTCAAATGA
- the BTBD19 gene encoding BTB/POZ domain-containing protein 19 isoform X4: MEPLGLVVHGKAEPFSAALRSLVNNPRYSDVCFVVGQERQEVFAHRCLLACRCNFFQRLLGTEPGPGVPSPVVLSTVPTEAFLAVLEFLYTNSVKLHRHSVLEVLTAAVEYGLEELREVAVTFGLGQLQERCVAFIEAHSQEALRTRGFLELSAAALLPLLRSDKLCVDEAELVRAARSWARVGAAVLERPVAEVAAPVVKELRLALLAPAELSALEEQNRQEPLIPVEQIVEAWKCHALRRGDEARGAPCRRRRGTLPREHHRSLDLSFK; the protein is encoded by the exons ATGGAGCCCCTGGGACTGGTCGTGCATGGGAAAGCTGAACCTTTTTCCGCAGCACTCCGAAGCCTTGTCAACAACCCGCGATACAG TGATGTTTGCTTCGTGGTCGGTCAAGAACGGCAGGAAGTATTTGCCCATCGGTGCTTGTTGGCCTGTAGATGCAACTTCTTCCAGCGACTTCTGGGCACAGAGCCAGGCCCCGGGGTGCCCAGTCCTGTGGTGCTAAGCACTGTGCCAACTGAGGCCTTCCTGGCAGTGCTGGAGTTCCTGTATACCAACAGTGTCAAGCTGCACCGCCACTCT GTGCTGGAAGTGCTGACAGCGGCTGTGGAGTATGGGCTGGAGGAACTGAGAGAG GTGGCCGTAACCTTTGGCCTGGGGCAGCTGCAGGAGCGCTGCGTGGCTTTCATAGAGGCCCACAGCCAG GAGGCCCTCCGGACCCGAGGCTTCCTGGAGCTGTCGGCGGCGGCGCTGCTGCCCCTGCTCCGCAGCGACAAGCTCTGCGTGGACGAGGCGGAACTGGTCCGCGCGGCCCGAAGCTGGGCGCGCGTGGGCGCG GCGGTGCTGGAGCGGCCGGTGGCTGAGGTGGCGGCCCCGGTGGTGAAAGAGCTGAGACTAGCCTTGCTGGCCCCGGCGGAGCTGAGCGCCCTGGAAGAGCAGAACCGGCAGGAACCACTCATCCCG GTGGAGCAGATTGTGGAGGCGTGGAAATGCCATGCCCTGCGGAGAGGGGATGAGGCCCGGGGCGCCCCGTGTCGCCGCCGGAGAGGCACCCTGCCCCGGGAGCATCACCGCTCTCTGGACCTGTCCTTCAAATGA
- the BTBD19 gene encoding BTB/POZ domain-containing protein 19 isoform X5, with the protein MEPLGLVVHGKAEPFSAALRSLVNNPRYSDVCFVVGQERQEVFAHRCLLACRCNFFQRLLGTEPGPGVPSPVVLSTVPTEAFLAVLEFLYTNSVKLHRHSVAVTFGLGQLQERCVAFIEAHSQEALRTRGFLELSAAALLPLLRSDKLCVDEAELVRAARSWARVGAAVLERPVAEVAAPVVKELRLALLAPAELSALEEQNRQEPLIPVEQIVEAWKCHALRRGDEARGAPCRRRRGTLPREHHRSLDLSFK; encoded by the exons ATGGAGCCCCTGGGACTGGTCGTGCATGGGAAAGCTGAACCTTTTTCCGCAGCACTCCGAAGCCTTGTCAACAACCCGCGATACAG TGATGTTTGCTTCGTGGTCGGTCAAGAACGGCAGGAAGTATTTGCCCATCGGTGCTTGTTGGCCTGTAGATGCAACTTCTTCCAGCGACTTCTGGGCACAGAGCCAGGCCCCGGGGTGCCCAGTCCTGTGGTGCTAAGCACTGTGCCAACTGAGGCCTTCCTGGCAGTGCTGGAGTTCCTGTATACCAACAGTGTCAAGCTGCACCGCCACTCT GTGGCCGTAACCTTTGGCCTGGGGCAGCTGCAGGAGCGCTGCGTGGCTTTCATAGAGGCCCACAGCCAG GAGGCCCTCCGGACCCGAGGCTTCCTGGAGCTGTCGGCGGCGGCGCTGCTGCCCCTGCTCCGCAGCGACAAGCTCTGCGTGGACGAGGCGGAACTGGTCCGCGCGGCCCGAAGCTGGGCGCGCGTGGGCGCG GCGGTGCTGGAGCGGCCGGTGGCTGAGGTGGCGGCCCCGGTGGTGAAAGAGCTGAGACTAGCCTTGCTGGCCCCGGCGGAGCTGAGCGCCCTGGAAGAGCAGAACCGGCAGGAACCACTCATCCCG GTGGAGCAGATTGTGGAGGCGTGGAAATGCCATGCCCTGCGGAGAGGGGATGAGGCCCGGGGCGCCCCGTGTCGCCGCCGGAGAGGCACCCTGCCCCGGGAGCATCACCGCTCTCTGGACCTGTCCTTCAAATGA
- the BTBD19 gene encoding BTB/POZ domain-containing protein 19 isoform X1: MEPLGLVVHGKAEPFSAALRSLVNNPRYSDVCFVVGQERQEVFAHRCLLACRCNFFQRLLGTEPGPGVPSPVVLSTVPTEAFLAVLEFLYTNSVKLHRHSVSLLTRGLGGRGGGCQRQEFAHYTVATGRGKLPSTPPTTHSTGAGSADSGCGVWAGGTERGGFLCQVPVSFPLLLTGSLPALPHTHSGLERNVCPHREKYVYLSQLCLQFVVKVLDVELVCEALQVAVTFGLGQLQERCVAFIEAHSQEALRTRGFLELSAAALLPLLRSDKLCVDEAELVRAARSWARVGAAVLERPVAEVAAPVVKELRLALLAPAELSALEEQNRQEPLIPVEQIVEAWKCHALRRGDEARGAPCRRRRGTLPREHHRSLDLSFK; encoded by the exons ATGGAGCCCCTGGGACTGGTCGTGCATGGGAAAGCTGAACCTTTTTCCGCAGCACTCCGAAGCCTTGTCAACAACCCGCGATACAG TGATGTTTGCTTCGTGGTCGGTCAAGAACGGCAGGAAGTATTTGCCCATCGGTGCTTGTTGGCCTGTAGATGCAACTTCTTCCAGCGACTTCTGGGCACAGAGCCAGGCCCCGGGGTGCCCAGTCCTGTGGTGCTAAGCACTGTGCCAACTGAGGCCTTCCTGGCAGTGCTGGAGTTCCTGTATACCAACAGTGTCAAGCTGCACCGCCACTCTGTGAGCCTGCTGACCAGGGGCCTGGGTGGGAGAGGTGGGGGGTGCCAGAGGCAGGAGTTTGCCCATTACACTGTGGCCACAGGGCGGGGGaaactcccttccactcccccaACCACCCACTCTACAGGTGCTGGAAGTGCTGACAGCGGCTGTGGAGTATGGGCTGGAGGAACTGAGAGAGGTGGGTTTTTGTGCCAGGTCCCTGTCTCATTTCCCTTGCTTCTCACGGGCTCACTTCCCGCCCTGCCTCACACACACTCTGGCCTGGAGAGGAACGTGTGCCCACACAGAGAGAAGTATGTATATCTCTCCCAA CTGTGCCTGCAGTTTGTGGTGAAGGTGCTGGATGTGGAGTTGGTTTGTGAGGCCCTGCAG GTGGCCGTAACCTTTGGCCTGGGGCAGCTGCAGGAGCGCTGCGTGGCTTTCATAGAGGCCCACAGCCAG GAGGCCCTCCGGACCCGAGGCTTCCTGGAGCTGTCGGCGGCGGCGCTGCTGCCCCTGCTCCGCAGCGACAAGCTCTGCGTGGACGAGGCGGAACTGGTCCGCGCGGCCCGAAGCTGGGCGCGCGTGGGCGCG GCGGTGCTGGAGCGGCCGGTGGCTGAGGTGGCGGCCCCGGTGGTGAAAGAGCTGAGACTAGCCTTGCTGGCCCCGGCGGAGCTGAGCGCCCTGGAAGAGCAGAACCGGCAGGAACCACTCATCCCG GTGGAGCAGATTGTGGAGGCGTGGAAATGCCATGCCCTGCGGAGAGGGGATGAGGCCCGGGGCGCCCCGTGTCGCCGCCGGAGAGGCACCCTGCCCCGGGAGCATCACCGCTCTCTGGACCTGTCCTTCAAATGA
- the BTBD19 gene encoding BTB/POZ domain-containing protein 19 isoform X6 produces MGKLNLFPQHSEALSTTRDTGAGSADSGCGVWAGGTERGGFLCQVPVSFPLLLTGSLPALPHTHSGLERNVCPHREKYVYLSQLCLQFVVKVLDVELVCEALQVAVTFGLGQLQERCVAFIEAHSQEALRTRGFLELSAAALLPLLRSDKLCVDEAELVRAARSWARVGAAVLERPVAEVAAPVVKELRLALLAPAELSALEEQNRQEPLIPVEQIVEAWKCHALRRGDEARGAPCRRRRGTLPREHHRSLDLSFK; encoded by the exons ATGGGAAAGCTGAACCTTTTTCCGCAGCACTCCGAAGCCTTGTCAACAACCCGCGATACAG GTGCTGGAAGTGCTGACAGCGGCTGTGGAGTATGGGCTGGAGGAACTGAGAGAGGTGGGTTTTTGTGCCAGGTCCCTGTCTCATTTCCCTTGCTTCTCACGGGCTCACTTCCCGCCCTGCCTCACACACACTCTGGCCTGGAGAGGAACGTGTGCCCACACAGAGAGAAGTATGTATATCTCTCCCAA CTGTGCCTGCAGTTTGTGGTGAAGGTGCTGGATGTGGAGTTGGTTTGTGAGGCCCTGCAG GTGGCCGTAACCTTTGGCCTGGGGCAGCTGCAGGAGCGCTGCGTGGCTTTCATAGAGGCCCACAGCCAG GAGGCCCTCCGGACCCGAGGCTTCCTGGAGCTGTCGGCGGCGGCGCTGCTGCCCCTGCTCCGCAGCGACAAGCTCTGCGTGGACGAGGCGGAACTGGTCCGCGCGGCCCGAAGCTGGGCGCGCGTGGGCGCG GCGGTGCTGGAGCGGCCGGTGGCTGAGGTGGCGGCCCCGGTGGTGAAAGAGCTGAGACTAGCCTTGCTGGCCCCGGCGGAGCTGAGCGCCCTGGAAGAGCAGAACCGGCAGGAACCACTCATCCCG GTGGAGCAGATTGTGGAGGCGTGGAAATGCCATGCCCTGCGGAGAGGGGATGAGGCCCGGGGCGCCCCGTGTCGCCGCCGGAGAGGCACCCTGCCCCGGGAGCATCACCGCTCTCTGGACCTGTCCTTCAAATGA
- the BTBD19 gene encoding BTB/POZ domain-containing protein 19 isoform X2: protein MEPLGLVVHGKAEPFSAALRSLVNNPRYSDVCFVVGQERQEVFAHRCLLACRCNFFQRLLGTEPGPGVPSPVVLSTVPTEAFLAVLEFLYTNSVKLHRHSVSLLTRGLGGRGGGCQRQEFAHYTVATGRGKLPSTPPTTHSTGAGSADSGCGVWAGGTERGGRNLWPGAAAGALRGFHRGPQPGGPPDPRLPGAVGGGAAAPAPQRQALRGRGGTGPRGPKLGARGRGEWGWGSARARKEVLATRLVSGRQDRCPTQGCRLQAVLERPVAEVAAPVVKELRLALLAPAELSALEEQNRQEPLIPVEQIVEAWKCHALRRGDEARGAPCRRRRGTLPREHHRSLDLSFK from the exons ATGGAGCCCCTGGGACTGGTCGTGCATGGGAAAGCTGAACCTTTTTCCGCAGCACTCCGAAGCCTTGTCAACAACCCGCGATACAG TGATGTTTGCTTCGTGGTCGGTCAAGAACGGCAGGAAGTATTTGCCCATCGGTGCTTGTTGGCCTGTAGATGCAACTTCTTCCAGCGACTTCTGGGCACAGAGCCAGGCCCCGGGGTGCCCAGTCCTGTGGTGCTAAGCACTGTGCCAACTGAGGCCTTCCTGGCAGTGCTGGAGTTCCTGTATACCAACAGTGTCAAGCTGCACCGCCACTCTGTGAGCCTGCTGACCAGGGGCCTGGGTGGGAGAGGTGGGGGGTGCCAGAGGCAGGAGTTTGCCCATTACACTGTGGCCACAGGGCGGGGGaaactcccttccactcccccaACCACCCACTCTACAGGTGCTGGAAGTGCTGACAGCGGCTGTGGAGTATGGGCTGGAGGAACTGAGAGAG GTGGCCGTAACCTTTGGCCTGGGGCAGCTGCAGGAGCGCTGCGTGGCTTTCATAGAGGCCCACAGCCAG GAGGCCCTCCGGACCCGAGGCTTCCTGGAGCTGTCGGCGGCGGCGCTGCTGCCCCTGCTCCGCAGCGACAAGCTCTGCGTGGACGAGGCGGAACTGGTCCGCGCGGCCCGAAGCTGGGCGCGCGTGGGCGCGgtgagtggggctgggggagcgCAAGGGCACGGAAGGAGGTGCTGGCCACGAGACTGGTGAGCGGGCGGCAGGACAGGTGCCCGACTCAGGGCTGTCGTTTGCAGGCGGTGCTGGAGCGGCCGGTGGCTGAGGTGGCGGCCCCGGTGGTGAAAGAGCTGAGACTAGCCTTGCTGGCCCCGGCGGAGCTGAGCGCCCTGGAAGAGCAGAACCGGCAGGAACCACTCATCCCG GTGGAGCAGATTGTGGAGGCGTGGAAATGCCATGCCCTGCGGAGAGGGGATGAGGCCCGGGGCGCCCCGTGTCGCCGCCGGAGAGGCACCCTGCCCCGGGAGCATCACCGCTCTCTGGACCTGTCCTTCAAATGA
- the DYNLT4 gene encoding dynein light chain Tctex-type 4: MASRSLPPGRQEEENAKDSGRKPSPVRPRGCLPSIDEARPAGPGPGPGPASRRGSMLGLAASFSRRNSLVGPGAGPGGQRPSLGPVPPLGSRVSFSGLPLAPARWVAPSYRTEPVPGERWEAACAQRALEAALAAGLHDACYSSDEAARLVRELCEQVHVRLRELSPPRYKLVCSVVLGPRAGQGVHVVSRALWDVARDGLASVSYTNTSLFAVATVHGLYCE, from the coding sequence ATGGCCAGCAGGTCTCTGCCCCCGGGACGCCAGGAGGAGGAGAATGCCAAAGACTCCGGGCGGAAACCCTCACCGGTGCGGCCCCGAGGCTGCCTGCCCAGCATTGATGAGGCCCGACCGGCAGGTCCAGGTCCGGGCCCGGGCCCCGCCTCGCGCCGGGGTTCCATGCTGGGCCTGGCCGCGTCCTTCTCCCGCCGCAACTCGCTGGTCGGGCCAGGCGCGGGTCCTGGGGGTCAGCGGCCATCCCTGGGCCCGGTGCCCCCTCTGGGCTCAAGGGTCAGCTTCTCAGGGTTGCCCCTGGCGCCCGCCCGTTGGGTGGCGCCCTCCTACCGCACGGAGCCAGTGCCCGGGGAGCGCTGGGAGGCTGCGTGTGCACAGCGTGCCCTGGAGGCGGCGCTGGCCGCAGGGCTGCACGACGCGTGCTACTCCAGCGACGAGGCCGCGCGGCTGGTGCGGGAGCTCTGCGAGCAGGTGCACGTTCGCCTGCGCGAGCTCAGCCCGCCACGCTACAAGCTGGTGTGCAGTGTGGTGCTGGGGCCGCGCGCGGGCCAGGGCGTTCACGTGGTCAGCCGTGCGCTCTGGGACGTGGCGCGCGATGGGCTGGCCTCGGTCTCCTACACCAACACCTCGCTCTTCGCGGTGGCCACGGTCCACGGGCTCTACTGCGAGTGA
- the PLK3 gene encoding serine/threonine-protein kinase PLK3 isoform X2: MEPAAGFLSPRPFQRAAAAPAPPAGPGPPPSALPGPELEMLAGLPTSDPGRLITDPRSGRTYLKGRLLGKGGFARCYEATDTETGSAYAVKVIPQSRVAKPHQREKILNEIELHRDLQHRHIVRFSHHFEDADNIYIFLELCSRKSLAHIWKARHTLLEPEVRYYLRQILSGLKYLHQRGILHRDLKLGNFFITENMELKVGDFGLAARLEPPEQRKKYTLLCGSPPFETADLKETYRCIKQVHYTLPASLSLPARQLLAAILRASPRDRPSIDQILRHDFFTKGYTPDRLPISSCVTVPDLTPPNPARSLFAKVTKSLFGRKKKKSKNHAQESDEVSGLVSGLMRTSVGHQDARPEAPAASGPAPVSLVETAPEDSSPRGTLASSGDGFEEGLTVATVVESALCALRNCVAFMPPAEQNPAPLAQPEPLVWVSKWVDYSNKFGFGYQLSSRRVAVLFNDGTHMALSANRKTVHYNPTSTKHFSFSVGAVPRALQPQLGILRYFASYMEQHLMKGGDLPSVEEVEVPAPPLLLQWVKTDQALLMLFSDGTVQVNFYGDHTKLILSGWEPLLVTFVARNRSACTYLASHLRQLGCSPDLRQRLRYALRLLRDRSPA; encoded by the exons ATGGAGCCTGCCGCCGGTTTCCTGTCTCCGCGCCCCTTCCAGCGTGCGGCCGCCGCGCCCGCTCCCCCGGCCGGGCCCGGGCCGCCTCCGAGTGCCTTGCCCGGACCTGAGCTGGAGATGCTGGCCGGGCTACCGACGTCAGACCCCGGGCGCCTCATCACGGACCCGCGCAGCGGCCGCACCTACCTCAAAGGCCGCTTGTTGGGCAAG GGGGGCTTCGCCCGCTGCTACGAGGCCACTGACACAGAGACTGGCAGCGCCTACGCTGTCAAAGTCATCCCGCAGAGCCGCGTCGCCAAGCCGCATCAGCGCGAGAAG ATCCTAAATGAGATTGAGCTGCACCGAGACCTGCAGCACCGCCACATCGTGCGTTTTTCGCACCACTTTGAGGACGCTGACAACATCTACATTTTCTTGGAGCTCTGCAGCCGAAAG TCCCTGGCCCACATCTGGAAGGCCCGGCACACCCTGTTGGAGCCAGAAGTGCGCTACTACCTGCGGCAGATCCTTTCTGGCCTCAAGTACTTGCACCAGCGCGGCATCTTGCACCGGGACCTCAAGTTGG GAAATTTTTTCATCACTGAGAACATGGAACTGAAGGTGGGGGATTTTGGGCTGGCAGCCCGGTTGGAGCCTCCGGAGCAGAGGAAGAA GTACACGCTGCTCTGCGGGAGCCCTCCCTTTGAGACGGCTGACCTGAAGGAGACGTACCGCTGCATCAAGCAGGTTCACTACACGCTGCCTGCCAGCCTCTCACTGCCTGCCCGGCAGCTCCTGGCCGCCATCCTTCGGGCCTCACCCCGAGACCGCCCCTCTATTGACCAGATCCTGCGCCATGACTTCTTTACCAAG GGCTACACCCCCGATCGACTCCCTATCAGCAGCTGCGTGACAGTCCCAGACCTGACACCCCCCAACCCAGCTAGGAGTCTGTTTGCCAAAGTTACCAAGAGCCTCTTTggcagaaagaagaagaaga GTAAGAATCATGCCCAGGAGAGCGACGAGGTCTCCGGTTTGGTGAGCGGCCTCATGCGCACATCCGTTGGCCATCAGGATGCCAGGCCAGAG GCTCCAGCAGCTTCTGGCCCAGCCCCTGTCAGCCTGGTAGAGACAGCACCTGAAGACAGCTCACCCCGTGGGACACTGGCAAGCAGTGGAGATG GATTTGAAGAAGGTCTGACTGTGGCCACAGTAGTGGAGTCAGCCCTTTGTGCTCTGAGAAATTGTGTAGCCTTCATGCCCCCAG CGGAACAGAACCCGGCCCCCCTGGCCCAGCCAGAGCCTCTGGTGTGGGTCAGCAAGTGGGTTGACTACTCCAATAAGTTCGGCTTTGGGTATCAACTGTCCAGCCGCCGTGTGGCTGTGCTCTTCAACGATGGCACACATATGGCCCTGTCGGCCAACAGAAA GACTGTGCACTACAATCCCACCAGCACAAAGCACTTCTCCTTCTCCGTGGGTGCTGTGCCCCGGGCCCTGCAGCCTCAGCTGGGTATCCTGCGGTACTTCGCCTCCTACATGGAGCAGCACCTCATGAAG GGTGGAGATCTGCCCAGTGTGGAAGAGGTAGAGGTACCTGCTCCGCCCTTGCTGCTGCAGTGGGTCAAGACGGATCAGGCTCTCCTCATGCTGTTTAGTGATGGCACTGTCCAG GTGAACTTCTACGGGGACCACACCAAGCTGATTCTCAGTGGCTGGGAGCCCCTCCTTGTGACTTTTGTGGCCCGAAATCGTAGTGCTTGTACTTACCTCGCTTCCCACCTTCGGCAGCTGGGCTGCTCTCCAGACCTGCGGCAACGACTCCGCTATGCTCTGCGCCTGCTCCGGGACCGCAGCCCAGCCTAG
- the PLK3 gene encoding serine/threonine-protein kinase PLK3 isoform X1 — protein MEPAAGFLSPRPFQRAAAAPAPPAGPGPPPSALPGPELEMLAGLPTSDPGRLITDPRSGRTYLKGRLLGKGGFARCYEATDTETGSAYAVKVIPQSRVAKPHQREKILNEIELHRDLQHRHIVRFSHHFEDADNIYIFLELCSRKSLAHIWKARHTLLEPEVRYYLRQILSGLKYLHQRGILHRDLKLGNFFITENMELKVGDFGLAARLEPPEQRKKTICGTPNYVAPEVLLRQGHGPEADVWSLGCVMYTLLCGSPPFETADLKETYRCIKQVHYTLPASLSLPARQLLAAILRASPRDRPSIDQILRHDFFTKGYTPDRLPISSCVTVPDLTPPNPARSLFAKVTKSLFGRKKKKSKNHAQESDEVSGLVSGLMRTSVGHQDARPEAPAASGPAPVSLVETAPEDSSPRGTLASSGDGFEEGLTVATVVESALCALRNCVAFMPPAEQNPAPLAQPEPLVWVSKWVDYSNKFGFGYQLSSRRVAVLFNDGTHMALSANRKTVHYNPTSTKHFSFSVGAVPRALQPQLGILRYFASYMEQHLMKGGDLPSVEEVEVPAPPLLLQWVKTDQALLMLFSDGTVQVNFYGDHTKLILSGWEPLLVTFVARNRSACTYLASHLRQLGCSPDLRQRLRYALRLLRDRSPA, from the exons ATGGAGCCTGCCGCCGGTTTCCTGTCTCCGCGCCCCTTCCAGCGTGCGGCCGCCGCGCCCGCTCCCCCGGCCGGGCCCGGGCCGCCTCCGAGTGCCTTGCCCGGACCTGAGCTGGAGATGCTGGCCGGGCTACCGACGTCAGACCCCGGGCGCCTCATCACGGACCCGCGCAGCGGCCGCACCTACCTCAAAGGCCGCTTGTTGGGCAAG GGGGGCTTCGCCCGCTGCTACGAGGCCACTGACACAGAGACTGGCAGCGCCTACGCTGTCAAAGTCATCCCGCAGAGCCGCGTCGCCAAGCCGCATCAGCGCGAGAAG ATCCTAAATGAGATTGAGCTGCACCGAGACCTGCAGCACCGCCACATCGTGCGTTTTTCGCACCACTTTGAGGACGCTGACAACATCTACATTTTCTTGGAGCTCTGCAGCCGAAAG TCCCTGGCCCACATCTGGAAGGCCCGGCACACCCTGTTGGAGCCAGAAGTGCGCTACTACCTGCGGCAGATCCTTTCTGGCCTCAAGTACTTGCACCAGCGCGGCATCTTGCACCGGGACCTCAAGTTGG GAAATTTTTTCATCACTGAGAACATGGAACTGAAGGTGGGGGATTTTGGGCTGGCAGCCCGGTTGGAGCCTCCGGAGCAGAGGAAGAA GACCATCTGTGGCACCCCCAACTATGTGGCTCCAGAAGTGCTGCTGAGACAGGGCCATGGCCCTGAGGCGGATGTATGGTCACTGGGCTGTGTCAT GTACACGCTGCTCTGCGGGAGCCCTCCCTTTGAGACGGCTGACCTGAAGGAGACGTACCGCTGCATCAAGCAGGTTCACTACACGCTGCCTGCCAGCCTCTCACTGCCTGCCCGGCAGCTCCTGGCCGCCATCCTTCGGGCCTCACCCCGAGACCGCCCCTCTATTGACCAGATCCTGCGCCATGACTTCTTTACCAAG GGCTACACCCCCGATCGACTCCCTATCAGCAGCTGCGTGACAGTCCCAGACCTGACACCCCCCAACCCAGCTAGGAGTCTGTTTGCCAAAGTTACCAAGAGCCTCTTTggcagaaagaagaagaaga GTAAGAATCATGCCCAGGAGAGCGACGAGGTCTCCGGTTTGGTGAGCGGCCTCATGCGCACATCCGTTGGCCATCAGGATGCCAGGCCAGAG GCTCCAGCAGCTTCTGGCCCAGCCCCTGTCAGCCTGGTAGAGACAGCACCTGAAGACAGCTCACCCCGTGGGACACTGGCAAGCAGTGGAGATG GATTTGAAGAAGGTCTGACTGTGGCCACAGTAGTGGAGTCAGCCCTTTGTGCTCTGAGAAATTGTGTAGCCTTCATGCCCCCAG CGGAACAGAACCCGGCCCCCCTGGCCCAGCCAGAGCCTCTGGTGTGGGTCAGCAAGTGGGTTGACTACTCCAATAAGTTCGGCTTTGGGTATCAACTGTCCAGCCGCCGTGTGGCTGTGCTCTTCAACGATGGCACACATATGGCCCTGTCGGCCAACAGAAA GACTGTGCACTACAATCCCACCAGCACAAAGCACTTCTCCTTCTCCGTGGGTGCTGTGCCCCGGGCCCTGCAGCCTCAGCTGGGTATCCTGCGGTACTTCGCCTCCTACATGGAGCAGCACCTCATGAAG GGTGGAGATCTGCCCAGTGTGGAAGAGGTAGAGGTACCTGCTCCGCCCTTGCTGCTGCAGTGGGTCAAGACGGATCAGGCTCTCCTCATGCTGTTTAGTGATGGCACTGTCCAG GTGAACTTCTACGGGGACCACACCAAGCTGATTCTCAGTGGCTGGGAGCCCCTCCTTGTGACTTTTGTGGCCCGAAATCGTAGTGCTTGTACTTACCTCGCTTCCCACCTTCGGCAGCTGGGCTGCTCTCCAGACCTGCGGCAACGACTCCGCTATGCTCTGCGCCTGCTCCGGGACCGCAGCCCAGCCTAG